The Hyla sarda isolate aHylSar1 unplaced genomic scaffold, aHylSar1.hap1 scaffold_2320, whole genome shotgun sequence genome includes a window with the following:
- the LOC130322353 gene encoding glycosyltransferase family 92 protein F49C12.5-like translates to MSCPLKYLFIAMNACGFIFIFLFFLHQPEDRNINFSPNIVTGPFIALEDNKTFIISPYYDPRETNLIRTIAVVHKTVKDLYCLFYCKHNGVLPVKAEIDIVKDWFGFPYETANLLCKIPSEWDYVYMSVHINSSKDIEPIPVLKIPKEPLKSFSASFTVCISALYGRYNNVMQVIQAIEMYKLLGASRVTIYNNSCHENVDKVLRYYIQEGVVEVIPWPVDKYLKTTTKWKYVKGDDSDIGYYGQVAALNDCMYRNMFKSEFVLLNDIDEIILPVKYWNWSSLMSNLLKRYPETSVFRFENHVFPSVVNASGFNYWYHVPGINILQHPYREPSANQSINPQKMIINPRKVIQTSIHTVLKAEGHITAVSRKDGILFHCKAKRNKNIPEKNLIKDNIILRYNVTLIPKVDEVVQKLFPQH, encoded by the coding sequence ATGTCTTGTCCATTAAAATACCTGTTCATTGCAATGAATGCTTGTGGGTTCATTTTCATCTTCCTATTCTTTCTACATCAACCTGAGGATCGCAATATTAACTTCAGTCCCAACATTGTCACCGGCCCCTTCATCGCTCTTGAGGATAATAAGACTTTCATAATTTCTCCTTATTATGATCCCAGAGAAACTAATTTGATAAGAACAATTGCTGTAGTCCATAAAACAGTGAAAGACCTTTACTGCTTGTTCTATTGTAAACACAATGGTGTTTTACCTGTTAAGGCAGAAATTGACATTGTTAAAGACTGGTTTGGATTCCCTTATGAGACAGCCAACCTACTATGTAAAATCCCATCTGAATGGGATTATGTCTATATGTCTGTCCATATAAACAGTTCAAAAGACATAGAACCAATTCCAGTGTTAAAGATTCCAAAAGAGCCTCTAAAATCATTTTCTGCTAGTTTTACTGTTTGCATCTCTGCATTATATGGACGATATAATAATGTAATGCAGGTGATTCAGGCCATTGAAATGTATAAATTACTAGGAGCTTCTAGAGTCACCATCTACAACAACAGCTGCCATGAAAATGTGGATAAAGTACTGAGATATTACATTCAAGAAGGTGTGGTAGAAGTTATACCCTGGCCAGTAGACAAGTATCTAAAAACTACGACAAAATGGAAATATGTTAAAGGAGATGACAGTGATATTGGCTACTATGGACAAGTTGCGGCTTTAAATGACTGCATGTATAGAAATATGTTCAAAAGTGAATTTGTTCTCCTAAATGACATTGATGAGATTATTCTTCCAGTAAAGTATTGGAACTGGTCATCTTTAATGAGTAATCTTCTAAAACGATATCCGGAAACAAGTGTCTTTCGTTTTGAAAATCATGTCTTTCCATCAGTGGTTAATGCATCTGGATTCAACTATTGGTATCATGTACCAGGGATTAATATTCTTCAACATCCTTATCGAGAACCTAGTGCTAACCAGTCCATCAATCCACAAAAAATGATTATTAATCCACGAAAAGTCATTCAAACATCAATCCATACAGTTTTAAAGGCTGAAGGACATATTACAGCGGTTTCACGAAAAGATGGTATTCTATTTCACTGTAAAGCAAAACGGAACAAGAATATTCCAGAGAAGAACTTGATCAAGGATAACATCATTTTGCGATACAATGTGACTCTAATTCCGAAAGTTGATGAGGTTGTTCAGAAACTTTTCCCTCAGCACTAG